In Acidaminococcus fermentans DSM 20731, one genomic interval encodes:
- a CDS encoding pyruvate, water dikinase regulatory protein, producing the protein MAKAPIIYAISDSIGETSESVVKATTSQFVQEKFDIIRVPYVKSVEQINKILTEAKEQNAIVCYTMVSPEMREAVARKSIELDVEVVDILGPVLKAIEKTSGLLPKNQPGLIHALDHEYFKRVAAVEFAIKYDDGKNPWGLAKADLVIIGVSRTSKTPLSMYLANKQLKVANVPLVPEIPPPEELFKVPSSRIIGLLIDPYKLNEIRCARLKAMGLTDGANYADIRRIQEELEYARAIMQQLHCMIINVSNRAIEETASLILEYLRKRFDYES; encoded by the coding sequence ATAGCTAAAGCACCGATTATCTATGCCATTTCAGATTCCATCGGAGAAACTTCAGAATCGGTGGTGAAAGCCACCACCAGCCAGTTTGTCCAGGAAAAATTCGACATCATCCGGGTGCCCTATGTGAAAAGCGTGGAGCAGATCAACAAGATTCTTACGGAAGCCAAGGAGCAGAACGCCATTGTCTGCTATACCATGGTTTCTCCGGAAATGCGGGAAGCGGTGGCCCGGAAGTCCATCGAGCTGGATGTGGAAGTGGTGGATATCCTGGGCCCTGTACTGAAGGCCATTGAAAAGACTTCCGGCCTGCTGCCCAAGAACCAGCCCGGTCTGATCCATGCCCTGGACCATGAATACTTCAAACGGGTGGCGGCCGTGGAATTCGCCATCAAGTACGACGACGGGAAGAATCCCTGGGGCCTGGCCAAGGCGGACCTGGTGATCATCGGGGTATCCCGGACTTCCAAGACGCCCCTTTCCATGTACCTGGCCAACAAGCAGCTGAAAGTGGCCAATGTGCCGCTGGTGCCGGAGATCCCACCCCCGGAGGAACTGTTCAAGGTCCCTTCCAGCCGGATCATCGGCCTGTTGATCGACCCCTACAAACTCAATGAAATCCGCTGTGCCCGGCTCAAAGCCATGGGGCTTACGGACGGAGCCAACTATGCGGACATCCGACGGATCCAGGAAGAACTGGAATATGCCCGGGCCATTATGCAGCAGCTCCACTGCATGATCATCAATGTGTCCAACCGGGCCATTGAGGAAACCGCCAGCCTGATCCTGGAATATCTCCGGAAACGGTTCGACTACGAATCCTGA
- a CDS encoding helix-turn-helix transcriptional regulator codes for MSPIPLSERQRKIAEIVRQEGPVAGETIARELGLSRAALRSDLAILTMSGILDARPRVGYFYTGKNTLGLLQEELSSITVEDIKSVPIVVSSEKSAYDAAITMFLEDVGTVFVVEGPEGLLHGVVSRKDLLKAALNPGSDLHQLPVAMVMTPLSKIVTASPEEPAASAARRLMDHEIDCLPVVRLLDQDPRRLQVLGRVTKTNFTRLLVELAEGKGGNYHS; via the coding sequence ATGAGTCCCATTCCTCTCAGCGAAAGACAGAGAAAAATTGCGGAAATCGTACGGCAGGAGGGGCCAGTGGCCGGAGAAACCATTGCCCGGGAGCTGGGGCTCAGCCGGGCGGCTCTCCGGTCCGACCTGGCCATCCTGACCATGAGCGGCATCCTGGATGCCCGGCCCCGGGTGGGGTACTTCTACACCGGGAAAAACACCCTGGGGCTGCTCCAGGAGGAACTGTCCTCCATCACCGTGGAAGACATCAAATCCGTACCCATTGTGGTGAGCAGTGAAAAAAGTGCCTATGACGCCGCCATCACCATGTTCCTGGAAGACGTGGGCACGGTATTTGTGGTGGAGGGGCCGGAAGGGCTGCTCCACGGGGTGGTTTCCCGGAAGGACCTGCTGAAGGCGGCCCTGAACCCGGGATCCGACCTGCACCAGCTGCCGGTGGCCATGGTCATGACGCCCCTGAGCAAAATCGTCACCGCCAGTCCGGAGGAACCGGCGGCTTCGGCGGCCCGCCGGCTCATGGACCACGAAATCGACTGCCTGCCGGTGGTCCGGCTCCTGGACCAGGATCCCCGGCGGCTCCAGGTGCTGGGTCGGGTGACCAAGACCAACTTTACCCGGCTCCTGGTGGAACTGGCGGAAGGAAAAGGAGGGAATTATCATAGCTAA
- the ppsA gene encoding phosphoenolpyruvate synthase, which yields MDKSKAYLLWFEQLERKDVDIVGGKSSSLGEMTSKTDVPVPYGFATTAYAYRYFIQATGLEEKMRSLLASLTDVEDNEQLSTVCGQLRAAIMEQEMPQDLQDAIRKAYGELAAKVGEAQPYVAVRSSATAEDLPDASFAGQQDTYLNVQGADSVIAKVKECYASCFTDRAVYYREKQGYDHLSLALSAVIQMMVFSKAAGVMFTVNVANGDDKNIMIEGAWGLGEYVVGGIVTPDTYIVSKDDMKILSATVNEQDVMLVRKKGGDTEEVPVPEMDRKRQTLTNQQILELAGYAKKIEAHYGCYMDMEWGIDERDGKIWILQARPETVWSRRNKEKKAAEKMEEQDTKSAKVLVKGLPASPGMGYGKVHVIKDPSDIDEFKDGEILVTEMTAPDWVPAMKKAQAIVTDSGGMTCHASIVSRELGIPCIVGTKSRGTAATSLLRTGDEITVDASNGVVFAGNLQVKKAAAAAAPQTQIVAQETFPVTGTKIYMNLGDPALAEKYSSLPCDGIGLMREEFIWTTYIHEHPLYLIQSGHPEKVVDALADGFRKVCAAMAPRPVTLRFSDFKSSEYRDLKGGEAFEPHEPSALLGWRGASRYYDPKYTAAFRLEIAAVRKVREEYGLKNLNVMIPFCRTVDEARKVVEIMAEEGLHRGPDFKVWLMAEIPANIILADQFNQFVDGYSIGSNDLTMLTLGCDRDNDVISHLFDERNLAVKRAIRHLIEVAHKDGKTVSLCGQAASVYPEFAAFLVQSGIDSMSVNPDAVKFTKKMVAQVEQRLILDKLTGRGRNLHEEELAW from the coding sequence ATGGATAAATCCAAAGCATACTTGTTGTGGTTCGAACAGCTGGAACGGAAAGACGTGGATATTGTGGGAGGCAAATCCTCCTCCCTGGGGGAAATGACGTCCAAGACCGATGTGCCGGTTCCCTACGGCTTTGCCACCACGGCCTATGCCTACCGCTACTTCATCCAGGCCACCGGGCTGGAGGAAAAGATGCGGAGCCTGCTGGCCAGCCTGACGGATGTGGAGGACAATGAACAGCTGAGCACTGTGTGCGGTCAGCTGCGGGCCGCTATCATGGAACAGGAAATGCCCCAGGATCTCCAGGATGCCATCCGGAAGGCCTATGGGGAACTGGCCGCCAAAGTGGGCGAAGCTCAGCCCTATGTGGCCGTCCGCTCCAGCGCCACCGCGGAAGACCTGCCCGATGCCAGCTTCGCCGGTCAGCAGGACACTTACCTGAATGTCCAGGGCGCCGACAGCGTCATTGCCAAGGTGAAGGAATGCTACGCTTCCTGCTTCACGGACCGGGCGGTGTATTACCGGGAAAAACAGGGGTATGACCATCTGTCCCTGGCCCTTTCCGCTGTAATCCAGATGATGGTGTTCTCCAAGGCTGCCGGGGTCATGTTCACGGTGAACGTGGCCAACGGGGACGATAAAAACATCATGATCGAAGGAGCCTGGGGCCTGGGCGAATACGTGGTGGGAGGCATCGTTACCCCGGATACCTACATTGTCTCCAAGGACGACATGAAGATCTTGTCCGCCACGGTCAACGAACAGGATGTGATGCTGGTCCGGAAGAAGGGCGGGGACACGGAAGAAGTGCCGGTGCCGGAAATGGACCGGAAACGCCAGACCCTGACCAACCAGCAGATCCTGGAACTGGCCGGCTATGCCAAAAAAATCGAAGCCCACTACGGCTGCTATATGGATATGGAATGGGGCATCGATGAACGGGATGGGAAGATCTGGATCCTCCAGGCCCGGCCGGAAACTGTATGGTCCCGGAGAAACAAGGAAAAGAAGGCGGCGGAAAAGATGGAAGAACAGGATACCAAAAGCGCAAAGGTCCTGGTGAAAGGACTGCCGGCCAGCCCGGGGATGGGCTACGGCAAGGTCCATGTGATCAAGGATCCTTCCGATATCGACGAATTCAAGGATGGGGAGATCCTGGTCACGGAAATGACCGCTCCCGACTGGGTGCCGGCCATGAAGAAGGCCCAGGCCATCGTCACCGACAGCGGCGGCATGACCTGCCACGCTTCCATCGTCTCCCGGGAACTGGGCATCCCCTGCATCGTGGGGACCAAGAGCCGGGGCACGGCTGCCACCAGCCTGCTCCGCACCGGGGATGAGATTACGGTGGACGCTTCCAACGGGGTGGTGTTCGCCGGCAATCTCCAGGTGAAGAAGGCTGCGGCTGCGGCTGCGCCCCAGACCCAGATCGTGGCTCAGGAAACCTTCCCGGTGACCGGCACCAAGATCTACATGAACCTGGGGGATCCGGCCCTGGCGGAAAAATACAGCAGCCTGCCCTGCGACGGCATCGGGCTCATGCGGGAAGAATTCATCTGGACCACCTACATCCATGAACATCCCCTGTATCTGATTCAGTCCGGCCATCCGGAAAAAGTGGTGGATGCCCTGGCCGACGGCTTCCGGAAAGTCTGTGCTGCCATGGCTCCCCGGCCGGTGACCCTCCGGTTCAGCGATTTCAAATCCAGTGAATACCGGGATCTGAAGGGGGGAGAAGCCTTCGAACCCCATGAACCCAGTGCTCTCCTGGGCTGGAGAGGCGCTTCCCGGTACTACGATCCCAAGTACACCGCCGCTTTCCGGCTGGAAATCGCCGCAGTCCGGAAAGTCCGGGAAGAATACGGCCTGAAGAACCTGAACGTGATGATCCCCTTCTGCCGGACAGTGGATGAAGCCCGGAAAGTGGTGGAAATAATGGCGGAAGAAGGGCTCCACAGAGGCCCGGATTTCAAGGTGTGGCTCATGGCGGAAATTCCCGCCAACATCATCCTGGCAGACCAGTTCAACCAGTTCGTGGACGGCTATTCCATCGGTTCCAACGACCTGACCATGCTGACCCTGGGCTGCGACCGGGACAATGATGTGATCTCCCATCTGTTCGATGAACGGAACCTGGCAGTGAAACGGGCCATCCGCCATCTGATCGAGGTGGCCCACAAGGACGGCAAGACCGTTTCCCTGTGCGGCCAGGCGGCCAGTGTCTATCCGGAATTTGCCGCCTTCCTGGTCCAGAGTGGCATCGACAGCATGTCCGTGAACCCGGATGCGGTGAAGTTCACCAAAAAGATGGTGGCCCAGGTGGAACAGCGGCTGATCCTGGACAAACTCACCGGACGGGGCCGGAACCTCCACGAAGAAGAACTGGCCTGGTAA
- a CDS encoding flavin reductase family protein, with protein sequence MRKDFGAKPLTYPQPVYMIGTYDEQGNPDVMNAAWGGISNDTEISFCLARTHKTVANLKKTGAFTVSMATVDQLAACDYLGLVSGNQVPDKVARAGFHTEKSSRVNAPVIAELPMVLECRVKSYDEENERLVGEILNVSADESILTDGKIDPAKLRPLVLDPVNHTYLVAEQAVGKAFAHTKAPGEIK encoded by the coding sequence ATGCGGAAAGATTTTGGAGCAAAACCGCTGACCTATCCTCAGCCGGTGTATATGATCGGGACCTATGACGAACAGGGGAACCCGGATGTGATGAATGCAGCCTGGGGCGGCATCAGCAATGATACGGAGATTTCCTTCTGTCTGGCCCGGACCCACAAAACCGTGGCCAACCTGAAAAAGACCGGGGCTTTTACCGTGAGCATGGCCACGGTGGACCAGTTGGCGGCCTGTGATTACCTGGGACTGGTTTCCGGGAACCAGGTTCCCGACAAAGTGGCCCGGGCCGGGTTCCATACGGAAAAATCCAGCCGGGTGAATGCTCCGGTCATCGCCGAACTGCCCATGGTGCTGGAATGCCGGGTAAAGAGCTATGACGAGGAAAATGAACGGCTGGTGGGGGAAATTCTCAACGTGAGTGCCGACGAAAGCATCCTGACGGATGGGAAGATCGACCCGGCCAAGCTCCGGCCCCTGGTGCTGGATCCGGTGAACCACACCTACCTTGTGGCGGAACAGGCCGTGGGGAAAGCGTTTGCCCACACGAAAGCGCCGGGAGAAATAAAATAA
- a CDS encoding FecCD family ABC transporter permease, which translates to MKAKKWGIRLALLLVPVCLLALFSGQVPVSPLGLFQGGWTPLEVNVLWNLRLPRLLLGLGTGAALGASGTALQGIFGNPLADPGILGVTGGASLGAVLLLLTGLPQKVYWFLPLGAFAGAALASLLVGILGSRGHDRVKLLLSGVAVSLFCGALTSGLLSFAPDAVMRQYFFWTLGNLGVGTWQQVRWLLPPLFGVLGILCLWGRQLNVLSLGEEQALSLGMDAPFWRKLFLGWLSLLMGLAVCAGGNIGFVGLLVPHCLRLLTGPDHRSLLPLSALGGGIFLVFCDTLGRLLLPGGEIRVGIVTALFGAPYFLWLLCRKK; encoded by the coding sequence ATGAAAGCAAAAAAATGGGGCATCCGGCTGGCCCTGCTGCTGGTGCCGGTCTGCCTCCTGGCCCTGTTCAGCGGCCAGGTGCCCGTGTCTCCCCTGGGGCTGTTCCAGGGAGGCTGGACCCCTCTGGAAGTGAATGTGCTGTGGAATCTCCGGCTGCCCCGGCTTTTGCTGGGGCTGGGAACGGGCGCGGCCCTGGGGGCCTCCGGGACGGCGCTCCAGGGCATCTTCGGGAATCCTCTGGCGGACCCGGGGATCCTGGGGGTCACCGGAGGCGCTTCCCTGGGGGCGGTCCTGCTGCTGCTCACCGGGCTGCCCCAGAAAGTCTACTGGTTCCTGCCCCTGGGGGCTTTTGCCGGAGCGGCCCTGGCCTCCCTGCTGGTGGGCATTCTGGGCAGCCGGGGCCATGACCGGGTGAAGCTGCTTCTCTCCGGGGTGGCGGTGAGCCTGTTCTGCGGGGCTCTGACTTCCGGCCTGCTGAGCTTTGCTCCCGACGCCGTCATGCGCCAGTATTTTTTCTGGACCCTGGGGAACCTGGGGGTGGGCACCTGGCAGCAGGTCAGATGGCTGCTGCCGCCGCTTTTTGGGGTGCTGGGGATCCTCTGCCTCTGGGGCCGGCAGCTGAACGTGCTGAGCCTGGGGGAGGAGCAGGCCCTGTCCCTGGGGATGGATGCCCCTTTCTGGCGGAAGCTGTTTCTGGGCTGGCTCTCCCTGCTCATGGGGCTTGCGGTCTGTGCCGGGGGGAACATCGGCTTTGTGGGGCTTCTGGTGCCCCATTGCCTGCGTCTCCTTACCGGGCCGGACCACCGCTCCCTGCTGCCCCTCAGCGCCCTGGGGGGAGGAATTTTCCTGGTGTTCTGCGATACCCTGGGACGGCTGCTGCTCCCTGGAGGAGAGATTCGGGTGGGCATCGTCACCGCCCTGTTCGGAGCTCCTTACTTCCTGTGGCTCCTGTGCCGGAAAAAGTGA
- a CDS encoding metallophosphoesterase — MALFALGDLHLAFQRPEKSMDAMGPVWVRHEEKIWKNCQELVKPEDTLVLLGDHSWGRKMSQCREDLDFIARLPGRKILLRGNHDMFWEAQKTEALNAAYRGKLFFLQNNFAVYRDYALVGTKGFTFEGPFLINRYTGEVLSWDQEAEKHAQKLVRREAIRLEDSFRKAREAGYRKFLVFLHYPPTNILEEDSVFTRMAEEYGAEQVIYAHCHGEGQFQDSILGLHNGIRYRLVSGDYLDFRPEKILD, encoded by the coding sequence ATGGCACTGTTTGCCCTTGGGGACCTTCATCTGGCTTTTCAGCGGCCGGAGAAGTCCATGGACGCCATGGGGCCCGTCTGGGTCCGCCACGAAGAAAAAATCTGGAAGAACTGCCAGGAACTGGTGAAACCGGAGGATACCCTGGTGCTCCTGGGGGACCATTCCTGGGGGCGGAAGATGTCCCAGTGCCGGGAGGATCTGGATTTCATCGCCCGGCTGCCGGGCCGGAAGATCCTTCTCCGGGGGAATCATGACATGTTCTGGGAAGCCCAGAAAACCGAAGCCCTGAATGCGGCATACCGGGGGAAACTGTTCTTCCTCCAGAACAACTTTGCCGTCTATCGGGATTACGCCCTGGTGGGGACCAAGGGATTCACCTTTGAAGGCCCCTTCCTGATCAACCGGTATACGGGGGAGGTGCTCAGCTGGGACCAGGAGGCGGAGAAACACGCCCAAAAACTGGTCCGCCGGGAAGCCATCCGTCTGGAGGATTCCTTCCGGAAAGCCCGGGAAGCCGGATACCGGAAGTTCCTGGTATTCCTCCACTATCCGCCCACCAACATCCTGGAAGAGGACAGCGTCTTTACCCGGATGGCCGAAGAGTACGGGGCGGAGCAGGTGATTTACGCCCACTGCCACGGAGAAGGCCAGTTCCAGGACAGCATCCTGGGTCTCCACAACGGCATCCGGTACCGACTGGTATCCGGAGATTACCTGGATTTCCGGCCGGAGAAGATTTTGGATTGA
- a CDS encoding DUF2397 family protein has protein sequence MIVTESLLRKIPEMRYLNADNADRYRCIMRAFYEQYEKLRYKLYEEDVFALLTEDPYFAGYQENIPAFWNRPEK, from the coding sequence ATGATTGTCACGGAATCCCTGCTTCGGAAGATCCCGGAGATGCGCTACCTGAATGCAGACAACGCGGACCGGTACCGGTGCATCATGCGGGCCTTCTATGAGCAGTATGAGAAGCTCCGATACAAACTCTATGAGGAGGATGTCTTCGCCCTGCTCACGGAGGATCCTTATTTTGCCGGGTATCAGGAAAACATCCCGGCCTTCTGGAACAGGCCTGAAAAATAG
- a CDS encoding DUF362 domain-containing protein, with the protein MEKAKVYFTDFRCPVGTSALDKLQRLCKAAHMGDIDFQGKFTAIKMHFGELGNLATIRPQYVKAVADLVKEWGGKPFLTDCNTLYPGSRKNALDHLDCAALNGYNTITTGCQVIIGDGLRGTDEVEVPVPNGEYIKTAKIGRAVMDADVFISLAHFKGHEATGFGGAVKNIGMGCGSRAGKMEQHSSGKPKVDEELCRGCGRCAKECGSDAISYGENHKAHIDEEKCAGCGRCIGACGFDAIQSVQWDANELLDRKMAEYALAVVHGRPCFHINMVMDISPNCDCHGENDAPILPNIGMFASFDPIALDQACADACQKAQPLPNSQLADHLAEKDWHCHHDHFLDSNPRVDWATTLEHGEKIGLGTRAYELIALK; encoded by the coding sequence ATGGAAAAGGCAAAAGTGTATTTTACGGATTTTCGCTGCCCGGTGGGCACCAGTGCATTGGACAAACTCCAGCGGCTCTGTAAGGCGGCCCATATGGGAGACATCGACTTCCAGGGAAAGTTCACCGCCATCAAGATGCATTTCGGGGAACTGGGCAACCTGGCCACCATCCGGCCTCAGTATGTAAAGGCCGTGGCGGACCTGGTGAAGGAATGGGGGGGCAAACCCTTCCTGACGGACTGCAATACCCTGTATCCCGGGAGCCGGAAAAACGCCCTGGACCACCTGGACTGCGCGGCTCTCAATGGCTACAACACAATTACCACCGGCTGCCAGGTGATCATCGGGGACGGGCTCCGGGGCACCGATGAAGTGGAAGTGCCGGTACCCAATGGGGAATACATCAAGACGGCCAAAATCGGCCGTGCCGTCATGGATGCGGATGTGTTCATCAGCCTGGCCCATTTCAAAGGCCACGAAGCCACCGGGTTCGGGGGAGCGGTGAAGAATATCGGTATGGGGTGCGGCAGCCGGGCCGGGAAAATGGAACAGCATTCTTCCGGCAAGCCCAAAGTGGATGAAGAACTGTGCCGGGGCTGCGGCCGCTGTGCCAAAGAATGCGGCAGTGATGCCATCAGTTACGGAGAAAACCACAAAGCCCACATCGATGAGGAAAAATGTGCCGGCTGCGGCCGCTGCATCGGAGCCTGCGGATTCGACGCCATCCAGAGCGTCCAGTGGGATGCCAATGAACTGCTGGACCGGAAAATGGCGGAATACGCCCTGGCAGTGGTCCATGGACGGCCCTGCTTCCACATCAACATGGTGATGGATATTTCCCCCAACTGTGACTGCCATGGGGAAAACGATGCGCCCATCCTGCCCAACATCGGGATGTTCGCTTCTTTTGATCCCATTGCCCTGGATCAGGCCTGTGCGGATGCCTGCCAGAAGGCACAGCCCCTGCCCAACAGCCAGCTGGCGGATCATCTGGCGGAAAAAGACTGGCACTGCCACCACGACCATTTCCTGGACAGCAATCCCAGAGTGGACTGGGCCACCACCCTGGAACACGGGGAAAAGATCGGGCTGGGGACCAGAGCCTATGAACTGATTGCACTGAAATAA
- the rlmH gene encoding 23S rRNA (pseudouridine(1915)-N(3))-methyltransferase RlmH — MIRITLACAGKLKENYLREAEQEFTKRLGAYCQLEIRCINEEKMPDNPSPAVKAQVLARETDRILKLIPEHSFVVLLDLKGKEISSPQLAEKMEQWMVEGISHLTFVIGGPFGYTDALRKRADFRWSFSPLTFTHQMIRVLLLEQIYRAFKIMRKEKYHH, encoded by the coding sequence ATGATCAGGATCACGCTGGCCTGTGCGGGCAAACTGAAGGAAAATTATCTCCGGGAGGCGGAACAGGAATTCACCAAACGGCTGGGGGCCTACTGCCAGCTGGAAATCCGCTGCATCAACGAGGAAAAGATGCCGGACAATCCCTCACCGGCGGTGAAGGCGCAGGTGCTGGCCCGGGAAACGGACCGGATCCTGAAGCTGATCCCGGAACACAGCTTTGTGGTGCTGCTGGATCTGAAGGGGAAGGAAATCTCTTCCCCCCAGCTGGCGGAAAAAATGGAACAGTGGATGGTGGAGGGAATCAGCCATCTGACCTTTGTGATCGGGGGACCGTTCGGGTACACGGATGCCCTGCGGAAACGGGCGGATTTCCGCTGGAGTTTCTCCCCCCTGACCTTTACCCACCAGATGATCCGGGTCCTGCTCCTGGAGCAGATCTACCGGGCTTTCAAGATCATGAGGAAAGAGAAATACCATCATTAA
- a CDS encoding S1C family serine protease produces MKHTITKKTLSTLVALSLSASFLTAGCGLASTKTAGKTETKPALTQEQQTKKAEAGMSAARNTPIVQAAKKVGPAVVGITNKALVRDYFNRTQLVEQGSGSGVIYSKDGLIATNNHVVAGAQEIVVSLPDGKTYTGKVLGTDPNTDLAVVKIEADGDLPVAEFGDSDSLMVGEPAIAIGNPLGMEFRGSVTAGVISALNRSLDMGERRFRLIQTDAAINPGNSGGALVNADGQVIGINSAKIAASGVEGIGFAIPINEAKPILKELAEKGRVVRPYLGVSLLDQTLAKRLGFDLDLRGGLFVVKMFQDGPAYRGGIRPNDIIVKFNGTKVDSVAALRDALGKCQVGQQVPVTILRGDEEVNKTVTLTEMPQQSSRQ; encoded by the coding sequence ATGAAACATACCATTACCAAGAAAACCCTGAGCACCCTGGTGGCTCTTTCCCTCAGCGCCAGCTTTCTGACTGCCGGCTGCGGCCTGGCCAGCACCAAGACTGCCGGAAAGACGGAAACCAAACCGGCCCTGACCCAGGAACAGCAGACCAAAAAGGCGGAAGCCGGCATGAGTGCCGCCCGGAACACCCCCATTGTCCAGGCCGCCAAGAAAGTTGGCCCTGCTGTTGTGGGGATTACCAACAAGGCCCTGGTCCGGGATTACTTCAACCGGACCCAGCTGGTGGAACAGGGCAGCGGATCCGGGGTGATTTACAGCAAGGACGGACTCATTGCCACCAACAACCATGTGGTGGCCGGGGCACAGGAAATCGTGGTGAGCCTGCCGGACGGCAAGACCTATACCGGCAAAGTGCTGGGCACCGATCCCAACACGGACCTGGCGGTGGTGAAAATCGAAGCGGACGGGGATCTGCCGGTGGCAGAATTCGGCGATTCTGATTCCCTGATGGTGGGAGAACCGGCCATTGCCATCGGGAACCCCCTGGGCATGGAATTCCGGGGCAGCGTCACCGCCGGGGTGATCAGTGCCCTGAACCGTTCTCTGGATATGGGAGAACGGCGGTTCCGGCTGATCCAGACCGATGCGGCCATCAACCCGGGGAATTCCGGGGGAGCCCTGGTGAATGCGGATGGCCAGGTGATCGGCATCAACAGCGCCAAAATCGCAGCCTCCGGAGTGGAAGGTATCGGTTTTGCCATTCCCATCAATGAGGCCAAACCCATTTTGAAGGAACTGGCGGAAAAAGGACGGGTGGTCCGTCCGTATCTGGGGGTCAGCCTGTTGGATCAGACCCTGGCCAAACGGCTGGGCTTCGATCTGGACCTGAGAGGAGGGCTGTTCGTCGTCAAAATGTTTCAGGACGGTCCTGCATACCGTGGGGGCATTCGTCCAAATGATATTATCGTTAAGTTCAACGGTACTAAGGTGGATTCTGTAGCTGCCCTCCGGGATGCCCTGGGCAAATGCCAGGTGGGCCAGCAGGTGCCGGTGACCATCCTCCGGGGAGATGAAGAGGTCAACAAGACGGTGACCTTGACGGAAATGCCCCAGCAGAGCAGCCGGCAATGA
- a CDS encoding MBL fold metallo-hydrolase produces MSLTNFEVDVLASGSKGNSTLIRAGQTAILIDAGISCRRIVQGLKRCGLEPEDLSGVFLTHEHRDHIAGLDVFARHYDSVPVFASEKTWAQLPVRRQLPRPQVRVIPRSCTMGNLRIEPFRIPHDAADPVGYAIFNGDEKCTYLTDCGVITRTVEQAAEGASVMVLEANHDETMLRNGPYPVALQNRILGREGHLSNRTAGQFLASLAEPPTEVILAHLSEKNNTPDVAYKTVRAVLEDSPRTRKIQLFVARQQEMVSNVR; encoded by the coding sequence ATGAGTCTGACGAATTTTGAAGTAGATGTACTGGCCAGCGGCAGCAAAGGCAATTCCACCCTGATCCGGGCGGGACAGACGGCCATCCTGATCGATGCGGGGATTTCCTGCCGGCGGATCGTCCAGGGACTGAAACGCTGTGGATTGGAGCCGGAAGACCTGAGCGGCGTGTTCCTGACCCATGAGCACCGGGACCATATTGCCGGACTGGATGTGTTCGCCCGGCACTATGATTCGGTACCGGTGTTCGCCAGTGAAAAGACCTGGGCCCAGCTGCCTGTCCGGCGCCAGCTGCCCCGGCCCCAGGTGCGGGTGATTCCCCGGAGCTGTACCATGGGGAACCTGCGGATCGAACCGTTCCGGATCCCTCACGATGCGGCGGATCCGGTAGGGTATGCCATTTTCAACGGGGATGAGAAATGCACCTATCTGACGGACTGCGGGGTGATCACCCGCACGGTGGAACAGGCGGCGGAAGGGGCTTCCGTCATGGTCCTGGAGGCCAACCATGATGAAACCATGCTCCGGAACGGTCCTTATCCGGTGGCCCTCCAGAACCGGATCCTGGGCCGGGAAGGCCACCTGTCCAACCGGACGGCGGGCCAGTTCCTGGCTTCCCTGGCGGAACCTCCGACGGAAGTGATCCTGGCCCATCTCAGTGAAAAGAACAATACACCGGATGTTGCCTACAAGACGGTACGGGCGGTGCTGGAAGACAGCCCCCGTACCCGGAAAATCCAGCTGTTTGTGGCCCGGCAGCAGGAAATGGTCAGCAATGTCCGCTGA
- a CDS encoding Fur family transcriptional regulator: MEVLITLTAAELAKLLRDNGCKVTPQRLAVYDMLAHTTEHPTAEMIYNKVKEKYPTMSFATVYKSVEIFSKLHIIQVLNTGEDSFRYDANVMEHPHIRCMKCGKVCDVPHLDAKAIEDKVARDTGFTVQGHQFYFYGLCGDCQTQKN, encoded by the coding sequence ATGGAGGTGTTGATTACGCTTACTGCTGCTGAACTGGCGAAACTGCTCCGGGACAACGGATGCAAGGTGACGCCTCAGAGACTGGCGGTCTATGACATGCTGGCCCATACAACGGAACATCCTACAGCGGAAATGATCTACAACAAGGTGAAGGAAAAATACCCCACCATGAGTTTTGCCACGGTGTACAAATCTGTGGAGATTTTCAGCAAACTGCACATCATCCAGGTGCTGAACACCGGGGAGGACAGCTTCCGCTACGATGCCAATGTAATGGAACATCCCCATATCCGCTGCATGAAATGCGGCAAGGTCTGCGATGTGCCCCATCTGGACGCCAAGGCCATTGAAGACAAGGTGGCCAGGGACACGGGCTTTACGGTACAGGGCCATCAGTTCTATTTTTACGGACTATGCGGGGACTGTCAGACCCAGAAAAACTGA